The Pyrenophora tritici-repentis strain M4 chromosome 2, whole genome shotgun sequence genome window below encodes:
- a CDS encoding Asp domain containing protein, which produces MLPLPGPRAFLTTTCAFLAATLFMPSHADYVQKNITKTPNFKLLPDVASVPAPVSVAPDQSWMGIDGAWNTFSLLVGDPPQSVRVLVSTASQQIWVINRMACIANITDPTTGAVTALDVFDSDCENSRGFLYNTTTSHLWHQKGFYQLWIEKNLGLVGNGLYGFDSVGLGNAGSEGPYVANSTVGTLVTPNFWLGHIGVHPKPTNFSAFEDPVPSYLSDLFAQKNIPSLSFGYTAGAQYHDQTILGSLTLGGYDASRLIPNDLTFIFAPDNERDLVVGLVGLEASTSTQPHIDLLKKNNVDLYIDTTIAELYFPVEICKAFEDAFGLQYNAATGLYLVSHTLHQTLLAQNPSIKLTLGQKYSTDATVQITLPYAAFDLEASPPYRGLTSKTKYFPLRRGNDTHEWVLGRTFLQEAYLTVDWERQNFSVSAIDWTFGKAPDILPIVSPDYAIPHATAAKKNPLASAAVIGIAVGAGFLFALIVCGIGWCFWRRRHNRKLEAIKAKYEAEVAAAAASKMDLPKPEEPPISPIRERERDSAEGRMVFPKAELPGSSTMHYESNWCARDKGAITINEADGTERQIYEMPGDMPMLQEAGGRELSEKESMVVRERRYNGVDPTGAPDVLPTAQDGSRRIAPISASEVSMVSGRLPTDNVSPVTPRMPRDGAFLEASDTFFQLPPYRAQEARLTDADDEALSPISPLEGSTDTSRRRFSYES; this is translated from the exons ATGCTCCCTTTGCCAGGCCCTCGCGCCTTCCTCACGACAACATGCGCCTTCCTCGCCGCCACGCTGTTTATGCCAAGCCACGCCGACTATGTCCAGAAGAACATCACCAAGACGCCTAACTTCAAGCTGCTGCCGGATGTCGCTTCGGTACCCGCGCCTGTCTCGGTCGCGCCAGATCAGAGCTGGATGGGCATTGATGGCGCATGGAACACGTTCAGTCTGCTCGTAGGGGACCCCCCGCAGAGTGTACGCGTACTCGTCTCGACCGCCAGCCAGCAGATATGGGTAATCAACCGCATGGCCTGTATCGCAAACATCACTGATCCAACCACGGGCGCCGTAACCGCCCTCGACGTCTTCGACTCCGACTGCGAGAACAGTCGTGGCTTCCTGTACAATACAACCACCTCACACCTATGGCACCAGAAGGGCTTCTACCAGCTGTGGATAGAGAAGAACCTGGGACTTGTTGGAAATGGACTGTATGGATTCGATTCGGTGGGTCTGGGGAATGCAGGCAGCGAGGGCCCCTACGTAGCCAACTCCACGGTTGGCACTCTCGTCACGCCAAACTTCTGGCTCGGCCACATCGGCGTGCATCCCAAGCCTACCAATTTCAGTGCCTTTGAAGATCCTGTCCCCAGCTACCTGTCCGACCTCTTTGCGCAGAAGAACATACCTAGTCTGTCGTTCGGTTACACAGCTGGTGCCCAGTATC ATGATCAGACGATCCTCGGAAGCCTTACACTTGGCGGCTACGATGCCTCTCGCCTTATTCCCAATGATCTCACCTTCATCTTTGCACCTGACAACGAGCGCGACCTCGTCGTTGGCCTTGTTGGTCTTGAGGCCAGCACCTCTACGCAGCCGCACATCGACCTCCTCAAGAAGAACAATGTGGACCTTTATATCGACACCACCATTGCAGAGCTATATTTTCCTGTCGAGATATGCAAAGCTTTCGAAGATGCCTTTGGACTGCAATACAACGCAGCCACCGGTCTATACCTCGTCAGCCACACCCTTCACCAGACTCTTTTGGCCCAAAACCCAAGTATCAAACTTACACTTGGCCAAAAATACAGCACGGATGCTACTGTGCAAATCACATTGCCCTATGCTGCATTTGATCTCGAAGCATCACCACCTTACAGAGGACTAACAAGCAAGACGAAGTACTTTCCCCTTCGGAGAGGCAACGACACGCATGAATGGGTGCTAGGCAGGACTTTTCTACAGGAAGCCTACTTGACTGTTGACTGGGAGCGTCAAAACTTTTCAGTGTCCGCGATTGACTGGACATTTGGCAAAGCACCAGATATCCTCCCCATTGTCTCGCCCGACTATGCGATCCCACATGCCACCGCTGCTAAAAAGAACCCTTTAGCATCAGCAGCGGTCATCGGGATTGCAGTTGGAGCCGGCTTCCTGTTCGCACTAATCGTGTGTGGCATTGGATGGTGTTTCTGGCGAAGGCGGCACAACCGCAAACTAGAGGCGATCAAGGCCAAGTACGAAGCCGAAGTTGCTGCGGCTGCCGCCAGTAAGATGGACCTGCCCAAGCCCGAAGAGCCCCCGATTTCACCGATACGCGAGCGGGAGAGGGACAGTGCAGAAGGGAGGATGGTCTTTCCCAAAGCCGAACTGCCGGGCAGCTCGACTATGCATTATGAATCGAATTGGTGTGCTAGGGATAAGGGGGCCATTACTATCAACGAAGCAGACGGAACTGAACGCCAAATTTACGAGATGCCCGGCGATATGCCGATGCTCCAGGAAGCAGGCGGCCGTGAACTTTCGGAGAAGGAATCTATGGTGGTGCGGGAGAGGAGATACAACGGCGTCGACCCGACGGGTGCGCCTGATGTGTTGCCAACAGCACAGGATGGGTCACGCAGAATTGCACCCATCTCGGCCTCGGAGGTGTCGATGGTGAGCGGTCGGCTTCCCACGGACAACGTATCGCCCGTGACGCCGCGCATGCCTAGAGATGGTGCCTTCTTGGAGGCATCGGACACATTTTTCCAACTACCGCCATATCGCGCACAAGAAGCAAGACTGACGGATGCGGACGACGAGGCACTTTCGCCCATCTCGCCACTGGAAGGGTCCACAGACACGTCCAGAAGGCGGTTTTCTTACGAGTCTTGA
- a CDS encoding SPS1, Serine-threonine protein kinase, with protein sequence MGDLANRKVFKVFNQEFIVDERYNVTKELGQGAYGIVCAATNNQTGEGVAIKKVTNVFSKKILAKRALREIKLLQHFRGRSITPRDYS encoded by the exons ATGGGCGATCTCGCCAACCGCAAAGTGTTCAAG GTGTTCAACCAAGAATTCATCGTCGACGAACGCTATAATGTGACCAAGGAGCTCGGACAGGGTGCCTACGGCATCGTATG TGCGGCCACGAACAACCAGACAGGCGAAGGCGTGGCCATCAAGAAGGTCACGAATGTCTTCAGTAAGAAGATTCTTGCGAAGCGTGCCCTGCGCGAAATCAAGCTGCTCCAGCACTTCAGAGGTCGGTCGATTACACCCCGCGACTACTCCTGA
- a CDS encoding SPS1, Serine-threonine protein kinase yields MDIPRPDNFNECYLYEELMECDLAAIIRSGQPLTDAHFQSFIYQILCGLKYIHSANVLHRDLKPGNLLVNADCELKICDFGLARGFSMDPEENAGYMTEYVATRWYRAPEIMLSFQSYTKAIDVWSVGCILAELLGGKPFFKGRDYVDQLNQILHYLGTPNEETLSRIGSPRAQDYVRNLPYMQKISFQSLFRNANPDALDLLDRMLAFDPSSRISVEEALEHRYLQIWHDASDEPSCPTTFDFQFEVVEEIPEMKKMILDEVSRFRQMVRVQPGAGAGANQAPQVPIPNNYDRAGYEDPRPQEAFNQGGWNGSDLERDLQGLDGRMR; encoded by the exons ATGGACATTCCTCGTCCAGACAACTTCAATGAATGCTACCTTTACGAGG AACTCATGGAATGTGATCTGGCAGCCATCATCCGATCTGGCCAGCCCTTGACCGATGCCCATTTCCAATCATTCATCTACCAAATTCTATGCGGTCTCAAGTACATTCACTCCGCAAACGTCCTCCACCGAGATCTCAAGCCTGGCAACCTACTCGTCAATGCCGACTGCGAGCTCAAGATTTGCGATTTTGGTCTGGCTAGAGGTTTCTCCATGGATCCCGAAGAGAATGCGGGGTACATGACAGAGTATGTTGCTACTCGATGGTACAGAGCTCCTGAGATCATGTTGAGCTTCCAGAGCTACACAAAAGCTA TCGATGTATGGTCCGTAGGCTGCATCCTAGCTGAACTGTTGGGAGGCAAGCCCTTCTTCAAGGGTCGCGATTACGTCGATCAATTGAACCAGATCCTACACTACCTGGGAACACCAAATGAGGAGACACTTTCCCGCATCGGCTCGCCCCGTGCACAAGATTACGTGCGCAATCTGCCATACATGCAGAAGATTTCATTCCAATCGCTCTTCAGAAACGCCAACCCTGATGCGCTCGACTTGCTAGATCGCATGCTCGCCTTCGATCCCTCAAGCCGTATCTCAGTCGAGGAAGCCTTGGAGCACCGGTACCTGCAAATCTGGCACGACGCCTCAGACGAGCCATCGTGCCCAACGACTTTTGACTTCCAGTTTGAAGTTGTCGAGGAGATTCCTGAAATGAAGAAGATGATTCTAGATGAAGTCAGTCGGTTCCGCCAAATGGTTCGCGTACAGCCCGGTGCAGGCGCCGGTGCAAACCAGGCGCCACAGGTCCCGATACCCAACAACTACGACCGCGCTGGCTACGAAGACCCAAGGCCACAAGAAGCCTTCAATCAGGGTGGGTGGAACGGTAGCGATCTAGAGCGAGATCTTCAGGGTCTTGATGGTCGCATGCGATGA
- a CDS encoding SrmB, Superfamily II DNA and RNA helicase translates to MSPTAVDSSNKRKRSHKSKKVAEVAVPAHNGVEKARKKARKEREAEAVVEEPIVENDTEEEDSDEEAEEKSAEAIDGMGFKTMTEIQQKAIPPLLAGRDVLGAAKTGSGKTLAFLIPAIEMLSQLRFKPRNGTGVIVVSPTRELALQIFGVARELMEHHSQTFGICIGGANRSAEADKLRKGVNLLIATPGRLLDHLHNTQGFVFKNLRSLVIDEADRILEVGFEDEMRSIIKILPTERQTMLFSATQTTKVEDLARISLKAGPLYINVDHRAEHSTVQGLEQGYVLCDSDTRFRLLFSFLKKHQKKKVIVFLSSCASVDFYSELLNYIDLPVLGLHGKLKQQARTNRFFEFVNAQSGTLICTDVAARGLDIPEVDWVIQFDPPDDPRDYIHRVGRTARGANGKGRSLMFLLPSEVGFLKLLKESRVPLVEFELPANKILNIQSQLEALISKNYYLNKSAKDGYRSYLQSYASHSLRSVFDVNKLDLVKVAKSFGFSTPPRIDITLGAGLSRDKKVEGRRAYGSQPQQGRRPMKPGKRF, encoded by the exons ATGTCGCCCACCGCAGTCGATTCGAGCAACAAGAGAAAGAGGTCTCACAAGAGCAAAAAGGTCGCAGAAGTAGCTGTGCCGGCGCATAATGGCGTAGAGAAGGCGCGCAAGAAGGCTCGCAAGGAAAGAGAGGCCGAAGCCGTTGTGGAGGAGCCTATTGTTGAAAACGATACTGAAGAGGAAGATAGCGACGAGGAGGCTGAGGAGAAATCTGCAGAG GCCATTGACGGCATGGGATTCAAGACTATGACGGAGATCCAACAGAAAGCTATCccgcctcttcttgctgGTAGGGATGTGCTCGGTGCGGCCAAGACTGGCAGCGGAAAAACGCTGGCCTTTCTCATTCCTGCCATAGAAATGCTGTCACAACTGCGCTTCAAACCGCGCAATGGTACAGGTGTCATCGTTGTGTCGCCTACAAGGGAGCTGGCCCTGCAGA TCTTCGGAGTTGCGCGCGAGCTCATGGAGCACCACTCACAAACATTTGGTATCTGCATCGGAGGAGCCAATCGAAGCGCCGAAGCCGATAAATTGAGAAAGGGAGTGAACCTACTCATTGCCACACCTGGTAGGCTGTTGGATCACTTGCACAACACGCAGGGATTCGTCTTTAAGAACCTGAGATCTCTCGTTATCGACGAAGCAGACCGTATCCTCGAGGTTGGATTCGAAGATGAAATGAGGTCGATCATCAAGATCTTGCCCACCGAGCGTCAAACGATGCTGTTTTCTGCCACACAGACGACAAAGGTTGAGGATCTCGCGAGAATCTCGCTCAAGGCCGGTCCTCTTTACATCAACGTCGACCACCGAGCCGAGCACAGCACTGTGCAAGGATTGGAGCAGGGCTACGTCTTGTGCGACTCGGACACCAGATTCAGACTCCTCTTCAGTTTCCTGAAGAAACACCAAAAGAAGAAGGTCATTGTCTTCTTGTCGTCATGCGCATCTGTGGACTTTTACAGCGAATTGCTCAATTACATCGACCTGCCTGTTTTGGGACTGCATGGCAAGCTCAAGCAACAGGCGCGGACGAACCGCTTCTTTGAGTTTGTGAATGCTCAGAGTGGCACGCTCATTTGCACAGACGTCGCTGCTCGGGGTTTGGATATCCCCGAGGTGGATTGGGTAATTCAGTTTGACCCACCAGACGACCCAAGGGATTATATTCACCGAGTGGGACGAACTGCAAGAGGCGCCAACGGTAAAGGACGAAGTTTGATGTTCCTTCTACCGTCAGAGGTTGGCTTCCTGAAACTGCTGAAGGAATCGCGTGTGCCGCTTGTTGAGTTTGAGCTGCCAGCAAACAAGATTCTGA ATATTCAATCTCAACTAGAAGCGCTCATCTCGAAGAACTACTACCTCAACAAGAGCGCCAAAGATGGGTACCGATCATATCTCCAGAGTTATGCTAGCCACAGCCTGCGTTCGGTCTTTGACGTGAACAAGCTTGACCTAGTAAAAGTTGCGAAGAGCTTTGGCTTCTCAACGCCGCCAAGGATCGACATCACTCTAGGAGCGGGGTTGAGTCGCGACAAGAAGGTAGAGGGCCGGAGAGCATATGGAAGCCAACCGCAGCAGGGACGGCGGCCCATGAAGCCAGGCAAGAGGTTTTGA